A window of the Hyphomicrobiales bacterium genome harbors these coding sequences:
- a CDS encoding C40 family peptidase encodes MTPDDVVFAARSAIGTPFVHQGRTVGVGLDCAGLLAYVASELQVKHNDLPAYPRRPSGRMLEATFEVHEKAGVIDRVLVSDMRAGDILMMTFGGDPQHIAISAGDSIIHAWMQPGKVCEHRIDETWRKRIVRVYRFVGVET; translated from the coding sequence GTGACGCCGGATGATGTTGTTTTTGCGGCTCGTTCAGCCATTGGGACGCCATTTGTCCATCAAGGCCGAACCGTCGGTGTTGGACTGGATTGCGCGGGGCTGTTGGCTTATGTCGCGTCTGAATTACAGGTCAAGCACAACGACCTTCCAGCTTATCCGCGCCGCCCGTCTGGAAGAATGCTAGAGGCAACCTTTGAAGTACATGAGAAGGCCGGGGTAATAGATCGCGTTCTTGTTTCGGATATGCGGGCTGGCGACATCCTGATGATGACGTTCGGCGGCGACCCGCAACATATAGCAATCTCGGCGGGCGATAGCATCATCCATGCGTGGATGCAGCCGGGGAAGGTATGCGAACACCGAATTGACGAAACATGGAGAAAACGCATTGTTCGCGTTTATCGCTTTGTAGGGGTTGAGACATGA